Proteins encoded in a region of the Neodiprion lecontei isolate iyNeoLeco1 chromosome 5, iyNeoLeco1.1, whole genome shotgun sequence genome:
- the LOC107226664 gene encoding pre-piRNA 3'-exonuclease trimmer-like, with translation MYNVTASNFGELSPKIRESLTRAKFVSFDCEFSGINTFDETKVSLFDTVEDRYQILKSSIKRCVAIQVGLTTYNCDRNANKYKAEVFNFHLFPKVAPGRDTVFEWRASAVEFLCSHKFDFNKLVYDGISYLNEEEEQDLHRRVADNVLLRNIERSISYTEEDKLKESYSRVAEWLKTSNVGESMSLDAASPMLEYLMQKELRTRYSQIWTEPRNGKIILQRVDKELRKILEEKEENKLEKKLVDFYLGFSDLFKLMVSLKKPIVGHNLLLDLMFMHQQFYKPLPDKYSIFKNNIHRLFPTIYDTKHLSFELHRRVQKKKLWESNGLATLYNYFKVNKGQILALNSPQISLGDEKSSETDRFHEAGWDSYCAGYCFIKLAHVFAVLHYGGDTELRPLTNAEILSGPKEHANCINLIRASISHLNLAGPDPVCARPQWLHVKSLGANKMNVSQIAEMFSPYGAVDVKMLKRHQALVAVGNHGIARDILTRFRSSRDIQVAPYSLFRHSPALQILLWGGILVSGGALAWVMHRNLQKSSV, from the exons ATGTATAATGTGACCGCGAGTAATTTCGGAGAATTGAGCCCGAAGATACGCGAATCTCTGACTAGAGCGAAGTTCGTATCGTTCGACTGTGAGTTCAGCGGTATAAATACGTTCGACGAGACGAAAGTGAG CCTTTTCGATACTGTCGAAGACCGATATCAGATACTTAAAAGCAGTATTAAGCGATGCGTCGCGATTCAGGTTGGCCTGACAACTTACAACTGCGACCGAAATGCGAACAAGTATAAAGCCGAggtcttcaattttcatctttttccaaAAGTAGCGCCGGGTAGAGATACCGTATTTGAGTGGCGCGCCTCAGCGGTTGAATTTTTGTGCTCGCACAAATTTGATTTCAACaag CTCGTCTACGATGGGATTTCATACCTTAACGAGGAAGAAGAGCAGGATCTGCATCGCAGGGTCGCTGACAACGTCCTCCTGCGGAACATCGAACGATCTATATCTTATACGGAAGAAGACAAACTCAAGGAAAGTTACAGCCGTGTTGCGGAATGGCTAAAGACTTCTAATGTCGGGGAATCAATGAGCCTCGACGCCGCATCCCCCATGCTAGAATATTTGATGCAGAAAGAGCTGAGGACCAGGTACTCGCAGATTTGGACAGAACCACGAAACGGAAAG ATCATCTTACAAAGAGTTGACAAAGAACTGCGCAAAATACtcgaagaaaaagaggagaatAAACTAGAGAAAAAATTGGTCGACTTTTACCTAGGATTCTCGGACCTGTTTAAACTAATGGTCAGTTTGAAAAAACCAATCGTCGGACACAACCTACTCCTCGATCTTATGTTCATGCATCAACAGTTTTACAAACCTCTACCAG ACAAATATAGCATCTTCAAGAACAATATCCACAGGTTATTTCCCACGATTTATGACACAAAACATCTCAGCTTTGAGCTGCACCGACGagtacagaaaaaaa AATTGTGGGAATCCAACGGTCTGGCAACTTTGTACAATTACTTCAAAGTAAACAAGGGCCAAATTTTGGCTCTCAACTCGCCTCAAATCTCACTGGGCGATGAAAAATCATCAG aaacaGACCGGTTTCATGAAGCTGGCTGGGACTCGTACTGCGCAGGCTACTGTTTCATAAAGTTGGCTCACGTTTTTGCAGTCTTACATTACGGAGG CGATACCGAATTGAGGCCTCTAACCAATGCTGAAATACTCTCAGGTCCGAAAGAGCATGCAAACTGTATAAACTTGATACGTGCCAGCATAAGCCACTTA AACTTGGCTGGTCCCGATCCTGTCTGTGCGAGGCCACAATGGCTTCACGTCAAAAGTCTCGGAGCAAACAAGATGAATGTTTCTCAG ATCGCTGAGATGTTCTCACCGTATGGAGCAGTGGACGTGAAAATGCTGAAGCGTCATCAAGCTCTCGTCGCTGTTGGAAATCATGGAAT CGCTCGAGATATATTAACGCGTTTCCGGAGTAGCAGAGACATTCAAGTGGCGCCCTACAGTCTGTTCCGACATTCTCCGGCTCTGCAGATTCTCTTATG GGGAGGGATCCTCGTCTCGGGCGGAGCCTTGGCATGGGTGATGCATAGGAATCTGCAAAAGAGTTCGGTgtag